One genomic segment of Sphingobacteriales bacterium includes these proteins:
- the nrfD gene encoding polysulfide reductase NrfD has translation MHRYASPVREPLITGNKTYADITQDIIGATEGKIQIKWLIALIASALVACIGIVSLTWTVWQGIGTWGANRTVGWAWDITNFVWWIGIGHAGTLISAILLLFRQKWRTGVNRAAEAMTIFAVICAALFPVFHMGRVWLAFFNLPLPNTRGILWPNFNSPLLWDVFAISTYFTVSLLFWYTGLLPDIASVRDRAKGLRRRIYSLLSFGWRGTAKEWQRFESLSLVLAGLSTPLVLSVHSIVSFDFATSVVPGWHTTIFPPYFVAGAIFSGFAMVLTLMIVAREIMNLHNYITVGHIESMNKIILLTGSIVGVAYISELFVALYSGNPYEEWVFLRNRVADPYLFGPAMGVDPAPYWWAYWGMMTCNVISPQLFWFRRLRRSVLFTFCLSFVINLGMWFERFVIIVTSLHRDYIPSNWAMYSPTWTEVGIYVGTMGIFMTLFLLFARFLPIVAAAEVKSILKTSGDQYLALYAEEDRKDREAGLSGSGGASVAMQNKDNQ, from the coding sequence ATGCACCGCTACGCATCACCAGTTCGTGAACCGCTAATTACGGGCAACAAAACCTACGCCGATATTACCCAAGATATTATTGGTGCTACCGAAGGTAAAATTCAAATAAAATGGCTAATTGCCTTAATTGCATCGGCACTTGTAGCCTGTATTGGCATTGTCAGCCTTACCTGGACGGTTTGGCAGGGTATTGGCACATGGGGTGCTAACCGTACGGTTGGTTGGGCTTGGGATATTACCAACTTTGTTTGGTGGATTGGTATAGGCCACGCAGGAACACTTATTTCGGCCATTTTGCTGTTGTTTAGGCAAAAATGGCGTACAGGGGTAAACCGAGCTGCCGAAGCAATGACCATATTTGCCGTAATTTGTGCTGCTTTATTTCCGGTATTTCACATGGGGCGCGTTTGGTTAGCGTTTTTTAACCTGCCTTTACCCAATACGCGCGGTATATTATGGCCCAATTTTAACTCGCCCTTATTGTGGGACGTGTTCGCTATATCAACCTATTTTACTGTATCATTGCTTTTTTGGTACACAGGTCTATTGCCCGACATTGCCTCGGTGCGTGACCGGGCTAAAGGATTACGCCGCCGAATATACTCTTTATTAAGTTTTGGATGGCGAGGAACAGCTAAAGAATGGCAGCGTTTTGAGTCGTTGTCTTTGGTATTAGCCGGTTTATCTACTCCTTTGGTACTTTCGGTACACTCGATAGTAAGTTTTGACTTTGCCACTTCGGTAGTTCCGGGATGGCACACAACTATATTTCCTCCTTATTTTGTAGCGGGAGCTATTTTTTCGGGGTTTGCTATGGTATTAACTCTAATGATTGTAGCCCGCGAAATTATGAACTTGCACAACTATATTACAGTTGGCCATATAGAAAGTATGAATAAAATTATACTTTTAACAGGCTCAATTGTAGGGGTTGCGTATATATCTGAGTTATTCGTTGCGCTTTACTCTGGAAACCCCTACGAAGAGTGGGTGTTTTTGCGCAATAGGGTGGCCGACCCGTATTTATTTGGCCCGGCCATGGGCGTTGACCCTGCCCCTTATTGGTGGGCTTATTGGGGTATGATGACTTGTAACGTAATTTCGCCTCAGTTGTTTTGGTTTAGACGTTTGCGCCGAAGCGTGTTGTTTACCTTCTGCTTATCGTTTGTAATTAACTTAGGTATGTGGTTCGAGCGGTTTGTAATTATTGTTACCTCGCTGCACCGCGACTATATACCCTCAAACTGGGCGATGTACTCGCCAACATGGACAGAGGTAGGTATATACGTAGGCACAATGGGTATATTTATGACTTTGTTTTTACTGTTTGCCAGGTTCTTACCAATTGTAGCTGCCGCCGAAGTAAAATCAATTTTAAAAACCAGTGGAGACCAATACTTAGCCCTTTATGCCGAAGAAGACCGCAAAGATAGAGAAGCCGGTTTGTCGGGTTCGGGTGGGGCATCGGTAGCTATGCAAAATAAAGATAACCAATAA
- a CDS encoding DUF3341 domain-containing protein, which translates to MKHQYLLGIFDDGDKLLHATTEIRKAGYQIHEMFTPFPVHGLDKAMGLQESRLHTAGFVFGAFGTIFSLVAMGIIMAVDWPLIVGGKPYFPLPSFVPIMFEFTVLCSAIGMTVTMYIRNGFSVFRDQEIVYRRSSDDHFVMVFDGKRYNADEQAKIGTLLKEHSAIDVKNSFLNNELKPNLMTSSNDASLSAGHGHH; encoded by the coding sequence ATGAAACATCAATATTTACTCGGAATTTTTGACGACGGCGACAAATTGCTGCATGCTACCACCGAAATACGTAAGGCCGGATACCAAATCCACGAAATGTTTACTCCTTTTCCGGTGCATGGCTTAGATAAGGCGATGGGCTTACAAGAGTCACGCCTGCATACAGCGGGCTTTGTGTTTGGTGCCTTCGGAACGATATTTTCTTTGGTAGCCATGGGTATAATTATGGCGGTTGACTGGCCCCTTATTGTGGGAGGAAAACCATATTTTCCGCTTCCCTCGTTTGTGCCTATTATGTTTGAGTTTACCGTTTTATGTTCGGCAATTGGCATGACCGTAACTATGTATATTCGGAACGGTTTTTCGGTGTTCCGCGACCAGGAGATAGTATACAGACGGTCAAGTGATGACCATTTTGTAATGGTTTTTGATGGCAAACGCTACAACGCTGATGAACAAGCCAAAATTGGCACTCTGTTAAAAGAACATAGTGCTATTGACGTAAAAAATAGTTTTTTAAATAATGAACTAAAACCTAATTTAATGACTTCATCGAACGACGCTTCATTAAGTGCCGGACATGGCCATCATTAA
- a CDS encoding OmpA family protein gives MFHSIHYGRNNMGSYAPQLSKEERWEVISYIKDMQADFIVADYNGKLASDPAGANKTKATKEAVLRTILGLNTYNPSNPVFNTGESIAAVIDVNEPAVQFVPSELDKIVDKPLNKGQSIALNNVFFKSGSAELRSESVLELNKLISILNKNASAKIEVSGHTDSDGDETANMTLSETRAKAVYDFLIKKGIKAPRLTFKGYGELVPVATNDTDAGKAKNRRTEFKVL, from the coding sequence ATGTTTCACTCTATACACTATGGCCGCAACAACATGGGCTCGTATGCGCCACAATTAAGTAAAGAAGAGCGTTGGGAGGTGATATCGTACATTAAGGATATGCAGGCAGATTTTATAGTTGCAGATTATAACGGTAAACTTGCCTCTGACCCTGCTGGTGCTAACAAAACCAAAGCTACAAAAGAAGCGGTGTTGCGCACTATTTTAGGGTTAAATACCTATAATCCTTCAAATCCGGTGTTTAATACGGGTGAAAGTATTGCCGCTGTAATTGATGTAAATGAACCCGCAGTTCAGTTTGTGCCATCTGAATTAGATAAAATTGTTGATAAACCATTAAATAAAGGGCAAAGTATTGCTTTAAACAATGTTTTTTTTAAAAGTGGTTCAGCCGAATTGCGTTCTGAATCAGTTTTAGAATTAAACAAATTGATAAGTATTTTGAATAAAAATGCGAGCGCTAAAATAGAAGTTTCAGGCCATACAGATAGCGATGGCGATGAAACCGCTAATATGACCTTGTCGGAAACCCGTGCTAAAGCTGTTTACGATTTTTTAATTAAAAAAGGAATAAAAGCACCGCGCCTTACTTTTAAAGGATATGGTGAATTAGTGCCAGTTGCCACAAATGATACCGATGCCGGAAAAGCTAAAAATCGTAGAACAGAATTTAAAGTGCTTTAA
- a CDS encoding quinol:cytochrome C oxidoreductase, translating to MSILPQPDKFEFTTKERNYGLITIAIGVVMLIIGLLTNLDNPTRIYTALLFNNYFFLMLGVCALFFICAHTVGWGGWYLMLRRVSEAITMYIPIGAVLLIITLALGMKEIYIWSHEELTDPANAHFDKLLAAKKWWLNNSGWWIRSILYLFLWTGFAFLIRRNSLASDQSSNLNYYNKSVTISAFFIFVFAITSSTAPWDWFMSIQPHWFSTLWGWYSFISMFVASCAVTMLFVIYLRGKGYLKNVTDEHQHDLGVFMFAFSVAWGYLFFSQFMLIWYSNMPEETSYYKLRIDHYTLLMWACVFMNFITPFLVLMTAGAKRHRKVAAFGAIVIIIGHWLDFFQMSMPAAINEMSHYHSMHAADGAAHHEPHFNHPGFLEIGLGLTLAGIFMLVVFNALSKASLVPKNHPFTKESVIHHV from the coding sequence ATGAGTATTTTGCCCCAACCCGATAAATTTGAGTTTACCACCAAAGAGCGCAATTATGGCTTAATAACAATTGCTATAGGTGTGGTTATGCTCATCATCGGACTATTGACAAATTTAGATAATCCGACCCGGATTTATACGGCTTTGCTGTTTAACAACTATTTCTTTTTAATGTTAGGTGTTTGCGCCTTGTTTTTTATTTGTGCGCACACTGTTGGTTGGGGAGGCTGGTATTTAATGTTGCGCAGGGTTTCAGAGGCAATTACCATGTATATTCCGATAGGCGCAGTGTTATTAATTATAACATTAGCCTTGGGCATGAAAGAAATTTATATATGGTCGCATGAGGAATTGACCGACCCCGCCAATGCCCATTTTGATAAATTATTAGCTGCAAAAAAATGGTGGCTTAATAATTCCGGATGGTGGATACGCTCAATTTTATATTTATTTTTATGGACAGGATTTGCTTTCTTAATACGCAGAAACTCATTGGCAAGCGATCAATCCTCTAACTTAAACTATTACAATAAAAGTGTAACAATAAGCGCTTTTTTTATCTTTGTATTTGCAATTACCAGTTCAACTGCCCCTTGGGACTGGTTCATGTCTATACAACCACACTGGTTTTCAACTTTGTGGGGTTGGTATAGTTTTATTAGCATGTTTGTTGCCAGTTGCGCTGTAACTATGTTGTTTGTAATATATTTGCGCGGTAAAGGCTACTTAAAAAACGTAACCGACGAGCACCAGCACGATTTAGGAGTGTTTATGTTTGCCTTTAGTGTGGCATGGGGCTATTTGTTCTTTTCGCAATTTATGTTGATATGGTATAGCAATATGCCCGAAGAAACATCTTACTACAAATTGCGCATTGATCATTATACACTTCTTATGTGGGCATGTGTATTTATGAATTTTATTACTCCCTTTTTAGTATTAATGACTGCCGGAGCAAAACGCCACCGCAAAGTTGCAGCGTTTGGTGCAATTGTTATTATAATAGGTCATTGGTTAGACTTTTTCCAAATGTCAATGCCTGCTGCTATAAATGAAATGTCTCACTACCATAGTATGCACGCCGCTGACGGAGCAGCGCACCACGAACCCCATTTTAACCACCCTGGCTTTTTAGAAATTGGATTAGGTTTAACCTTGGCAGGTATTTTTATGCTTGTTGTATTTAATGCCTTGTCGAAAGCCTCATTGGTTCCTAAAAACCACCCCTTCACCAAAGAAAGTGTCATACACCATGTATAG
- a CDS encoding cytochrome c oxidase subunit II → MLTTILGLAIIALLLLILLQLGRASELSNLLYGEAKVDADGQEQMVSDKNNRLHATLFMLFLVFGMIATFWSTWYFSDKYLPSPASIQGQWWENLFYWTLVATVPIFVITHVLLFGFAFKYRGRKGNKSFYYPHNNKLELIWTAIPSAVLVLLVYQGIQEWLKITGWAPTKDEAVVVEATGKQFMWDLRYAGTDNVLGKKAVKLISGDNSFGMDWKDPTSHDDFSATELHLPVDKQVLVKVNALDVLHCFALPHFVVKIDAVPGIPTEVWFTPIKTTAQMRAETGNPDFNYELACMELCGAGHYNMRRVVVVETQDEFNKWFKDQKSIYAGAKTSEAKTTAENNIIPPDTKPASSTTAEPAKVASGH, encoded by the coding sequence ATGCTTACAACAATTTTAGGTCTTGCAATTATTGCCTTACTACTTCTCATTTTATTACAATTAGGCCGTGCTTCAGAGCTTAGCAACCTTTTATATGGGGAAGCAAAAGTTGATGCTGATGGACAAGAGCAAATGGTATCGGATAAAAATAACCGACTACATGCCACTTTGTTTATGCTTTTTTTAGTCTTTGGCATGATTGCCACTTTTTGGAGCACCTGGTATTTTAGCGATAAATATTTGCCTTCGCCTGCGTCTATACAGGGCCAATGGTGGGAAAATTTATTTTATTGGACTTTAGTAGCTACTGTTCCAATATTTGTGATTACACATGTTTTATTATTTGGATTCGCTTTTAAATACCGGGGACGAAAAGGCAATAAATCATTTTATTACCCCCACAATAATAAATTAGAACTGATTTGGACGGCAATTCCATCGGCTGTACTAGTTTTATTGGTGTATCAGGGTATTCAAGAATGGCTTAAAATTACCGGATGGGCACCCACAAAAGATGAAGCCGTTGTAGTTGAAGCAACAGGTAAACAATTTATGTGGGACTTGCGCTATGCTGGCACAGATAATGTTTTAGGGAAAAAAGCAGTTAAACTCATTAGTGGCGATAATAGTTTTGGTATGGATTGGAAAGACCCCACAAGCCATGACGACTTTTCGGCCACTGAGCTACATCTACCTGTTGATAAACAAGTTTTAGTAAAAGTAAATGCTTTGGATGTACTACACTGTTTTGCACTTCCACATTTTGTAGTAAAAATAGATGCCGTACCTGGTATCCCCACTGAAGTATGGTTTACCCCTATTAAAACTACCGCTCAAATGCGAGCTGAAACCGGAAATCCTGATTTTAATTACGAATTGGCTTGTATGGAATTGTGTGGTGCTGGGCACTACAATATGCGCCGAGTTGTGGTAGTAGAAACCCAAGATGAATTTAATAAATGGTTCAAAGACCAAAAATCAATATATGCAGGAGCAAAAACCAGCGAAGCTAAAACTACTGCCGAAAATAATATAATACCACCCGATACAAAACCAGCAAGCTCAACAACTGCCGAACCCGCAAAGGTTGCATCCGGTCACTAG